A single region of the Plantactinospora soyae genome encodes:
- a CDS encoding terpene synthase family protein gives MYSDGAWVDELRCPIPARLCPYADEVQDWLVDWADRVGGPLDSEARGRLARGGVARYAGRLYPDATEADLQVLSALFTWFFLLDDACDATRRPRPAEVAALCDGVLRLLRHPPGTAGSRPANQSPAAPGTRSPNGPAARLTSPPQTRSANQPGPRPEPFDGPLRRMLTDAWQVPSRRMSASWRDRFVDAVAHHLDGVVTEATNKATGRLPSVAEYVPLRRATSAAYVSYALIEFATGRPVPNAVYHHPAVREVAATANDLLSWFNDLLSLDRDAATSGGHNLVLAVAREQGIPVEAAVRVVVRRWQRSMRRFVELRDAVPSFGSALDGSLREYLEGVANSVRGTMDWSLESGRYRDALPPARPANSAVRLERLPGPTPLTRDDFPAAP, from the coding sequence ATGTATAGCGATGGCGCGTGGGTTGACGAGCTGCGGTGTCCGATTCCCGCACGGCTCTGCCCGTACGCGGACGAGGTGCAGGACTGGCTGGTCGACTGGGCCGACCGGGTCGGCGGACCGCTCGACAGCGAGGCCCGGGGCCGGCTCGCCCGGGGCGGGGTCGCCCGGTACGCCGGCCGGCTGTATCCCGATGCCACCGAGGCCGACCTACAGGTGCTCAGCGCGCTGTTCACCTGGTTCTTCCTGCTCGACGACGCCTGCGACGCGACCCGGCGCCCCCGGCCCGCCGAGGTGGCCGCGCTCTGTGACGGGGTACTGCGGCTGCTCCGCCACCCGCCCGGCACGGCGGGGTCGCGGCCCGCCAACCAATCGCCGGCCGCACCGGGGACCCGGTCCCCGAACGGACCGGCGGCCCGGCTGACGTCGCCACCGCAGACCCGCTCGGCGAACCAGCCGGGACCCCGGCCCGAGCCGTTCGACGGACCGCTCCGGCGGATGCTCACCGACGCCTGGCAGGTTCCCTCCCGCAGGATGTCGGCCTCCTGGCGGGACCGTTTCGTCGACGCGGTGGCCCACCATCTCGACGGCGTGGTCACCGAGGCCACCAACAAGGCGACCGGGCGGCTGCCCAGCGTGGCCGAGTACGTCCCGCTGCGCCGCGCGACGTCGGCGGCCTACGTCTCGTACGCCCTGATCGAGTTCGCCACCGGGCGGCCGGTGCCGAACGCCGTCTACCACCACCCGGCGGTACGCGAGGTCGCCGCCACCGCCAACGACCTGCTCTCCTGGTTCAACGACCTGCTGTCGCTGGACCGGGACGCGGCCACCTCGGGCGGGCACAACCTGGTGCTGGCGGTGGCCCGGGAGCAGGGGATACCGGTCGAGGCGGCGGTCCGGGTGGTGGTCCGACGCTGGCAGCGCAGCATGCGGCGGTTCGTCGAGTTACGGGACGCCGTGCCGTCGTTCGGATCGGCGCTGGACGGGTCGCTGCGCGAGTACCTGGAGGGCGTGGCGAACTCGGTACGCGGCACGATGGACTGGTCCCTGGAGAGCGGCCGCTACCGGGACGCGCTGCCACCCGCCCGGCCGGCCAACTCGGCGGTCCGGCTGGAGCGGCTGCCCGGCCCCACCCCTCTGACGCGGGACGACTTCCCGGCGGCCCCCTGA
- a CDS encoding DEAD/DEAH box helicase, protein MDPAIDAHQQAAIDEPTDFAALGVPRQLVRALSREGIETPFEIQRVTVPDALAGRDVLGRGQTGSGKTLAFGLPVLTRVAAGPRARPNHPRALILVPTRELAMQVNDALMPLGRAVGVFLKTAVGGVPYDRQIDSLRRGVEIIVATPGRLGDLIQRGVCKLDDIEVTVLDEADQMADMGFLPDVTELLAKTPANAQRLLFSATLDGDVDTLVRRFMTDPVTHSTDPATAAVSTMDHHILLIPPHDKFAVAASIAARQGRTMMFARTQMGVDRLVEQFAAVGVRAGALHGGKTQRVRTRTLAEFKEGRTNVLVATDVAARGIHVDGVSLVVHVDPPKDPKDYLHRAGRTARAGESGAVATLVLPKQRRSTLAVLLKAGVEPAETRVRSGDAALAEVTGARQPSGVPVVEEAAPRGRAERPRGDRRYGDRPQGERRFGDRPQGERRYGDRPQGERRFGDRPQGERRYDDRPSGDGTAAGAGAGQGGRTERGGEWRSGGRHGGFRHEGRTSTDRAGWDRPRDDRGTGERSTDDRRGHRFDGRRPTPTR, encoded by the coding sequence ATGGACCCGGCGATCGACGCCCACCAGCAGGCCGCAATTGACGAACCAACCGATTTCGCCGCGCTGGGGGTGCCCCGGCAACTGGTACGGGCGCTGAGCCGCGAGGGCATCGAAACCCCGTTCGAGATCCAGCGCGTCACCGTGCCGGACGCGCTCGCCGGTCGGGACGTACTCGGCCGGGGTCAGACCGGCTCCGGCAAGACACTCGCCTTCGGACTGCCCGTGCTGACCCGGGTCGCGGCCGGTCCCCGGGCCCGGCCGAACCACCCCCGGGCGCTGATCCTGGTACCGACCCGCGAACTGGCGATGCAGGTCAACGACGCGCTCATGCCGCTCGGCCGGGCGGTGGGCGTGTTCCTGAAGACCGCCGTCGGCGGGGTGCCCTACGACCGCCAGATCGACTCGCTGCGACGCGGTGTGGAGATCATCGTCGCCACGCCGGGCCGGCTGGGCGACCTGATCCAACGGGGCGTCTGCAAGCTCGACGACATCGAGGTCACCGTCCTGGACGAGGCCGATCAGATGGCCGACATGGGCTTCCTGCCGGACGTCACCGAACTGCTCGCCAAGACCCCGGCGAACGCCCAGCGGCTGCTCTTCTCCGCCACACTGGACGGCGACGTCGACACCCTCGTCAGGCGGTTCATGACCGATCCGGTCACCCACTCGACGGACCCGGCGACCGCCGCTGTGTCCACGATGGACCACCACATCCTGTTGATCCCCCCGCACGACAAGTTCGCGGTGGCGGCGTCGATCGCGGCTCGACAGGGCCGCACCATGATGTTCGCGCGTACCCAGATGGGCGTCGACCGGCTGGTCGAGCAGTTCGCGGCGGTCGGTGTCCGGGCCGGCGCGTTGCACGGCGGCAAGACCCAGCGGGTACGTACCCGCACGCTGGCCGAGTTCAAGGAGGGCCGGACGAACGTCCTGGTCGCCACCGACGTGGCGGCCCGGGGCATCCACGTCGACGGGGTCTCGCTGGTCGTCCACGTCGACCCGCCCAAGGATCCGAAGGACTACCTGCACCGGGCCGGTCGTACGGCCAGGGCCGGAGAGTCCGGTGCGGTCGCCACCCTGGTCCTGCCCAAGCAGCGCCGGTCCACCCTCGCGGTGCTGCTCAAGGCCGGTGTCGAGCCGGCCGAGACCCGGGTACGTTCCGGCGACGCGGCGTTGGCCGAGGTGACCGGGGCTCGTCAGCCCAGCGGTGTGCCGGTGGTCGAGGAAGCGGCACCGCGCGGGCGGGCGGAGCGGCCCCGCGGGGATCGGCGTTACGGCGACCGTCCGCAGGGTGAGCGGCGCTTCGGCGACCGTCCGCAGGGCGAGCGACGTTACGGCGACCGTCCCCAGGGTGAGCGACGCTTCGGCGACCGTCCGCAGGGCGAACGGCGTTACGACGACCGACCGTCCGGCGACGGCACTGCCGCTGGCGCTGGCGCTGGACAGGGCGGCCGGACCGAACGGGGTGGTGAGTGGCGGTCGGGCGGCCGGCACGGAGGTTTCCGGCACGAGGGCCGGACCTCCACCGACCGGGCCGGCTGGGACCGTCCGCGCGACGACCGGGGGACCGGCGAGCGTTCGACGGACGACCGACGGGGGCACCGGTTCGACGGGCGACGCCCGACGCCGACCCGCTGA
- a CDS encoding L-cysteine desulfhydrase Cds1: protein MEHLDRFDDSDRAWVTAAIATVEADANRSADTHLLSFPLPREWGVDLYLKDESVHPTGSLKHRLARSLFLYGLCNGWIGPNTAIVEASSGSTAVSEAYFARMLGVQFIAVMPAATSPEKIALIEFQGGKCHLVDDPATVVVEARWLAEDLGGHFMDQFTYAERATDWRGNNNIAESIYAQMSLERHPTPDWIVVGAGTGGTSATIGRYVRYRRLPTRLCVVDPEISAFYPAWASADWSTTADGASRIEGIGRQTVEASFQPSVVDRMIRVPDAASLAAMRAGSAVLGRRVGGSTGTNLWGAFGLIAQMRAAGRAGSVVTLLCDGGERYTDTYYSDEWVADRGMDLAPHLSTIDRFLISGEWTG from the coding sequence ATGGAACATCTGGACCGGTTTGACGACAGCGATCGGGCGTGGGTGACCGCGGCCATCGCGACGGTGGAGGCCGACGCGAACCGGTCCGCCGACACGCACCTGCTCAGCTTCCCGTTGCCCCGGGAGTGGGGCGTCGACCTATACCTCAAGGACGAGTCGGTGCACCCGACCGGCTCGCTCAAGCACCGGCTGGCCCGGTCGCTGTTCCTCTACGGACTGTGCAACGGTTGGATCGGTCCGAACACCGCCATTGTGGAGGCGTCGTCGGGCTCCACGGCGGTCTCCGAGGCGTACTTCGCCCGGATGCTCGGGGTGCAGTTCATCGCCGTCATGCCGGCCGCCACCTCCCCGGAGAAGATCGCCCTGATCGAGTTCCAGGGCGGGAAGTGCCATCTGGTCGACGATCCGGCCACCGTCGTGGTCGAGGCGCGCTGGCTGGCCGAGGACCTGGGTGGCCACTTCATGGACCAGTTCACGTACGCCGAACGCGCGACCGACTGGCGGGGAAACAACAACATCGCCGAGTCGATCTACGCGCAGATGTCCCTGGAACGGCATCCGACTCCGGACTGGATCGTGGTCGGCGCGGGCACCGGCGGTACCAGCGCGACGATCGGCCGGTACGTCCGCTACCGGCGACTTCCGACCCGACTCTGCGTGGTCGATCCGGAGATTTCCGCGTTCTACCCGGCCTGGGCCTCGGCCGACTGGTCGACCACTGCCGACGGTGCGTCCAGGATCGAGGGGATCGGCCGGCAGACCGTCGAGGCGTCCTTCCAACCGAGCGTCGTCGACCGGATGATCCGGGTGCCGGACGCGGCCTCGCTGGCCGCCATGCGCGCCGGATCGGCGGTGCTCGGCCGGCGGGTGGGCGGGTCGACCGGTACCAACCTGTGGGGTGCGTTCGGCCTGATCGCCCAGATGCGGGCCGCCGGCCGGGCCGGGTCGGTGGTGACGCTGCTCTGTGACGGCGGCGAGCGCTACACCGACACGTACTACTCGGACGAATGGGTGGCCGATCGGGGCATGGATCTGGCGCCACACCTGTCCACGATCGACCGGTTCCTGATCTCCGGAGAGTGGACCGGCTGA
- a CDS encoding YciI family protein has translation MRYLALLRATRITSPPPPGLMEAIMQLGEEATAAGALLDTGGLAPSAEGARMQVSAGKLSVTDGPFAETKETISYALYEVRAKEEAVEWTSRFMQLHRDLWEGWEGEGEVLRVYGPEDFAPQS, from the coding sequence ATGCGATACCTGGCACTGTTGCGGGCCACCCGGATCACCAGCCCGCCGCCGCCCGGGCTGATGGAGGCGATCATGCAGCTCGGCGAGGAGGCGACCGCAGCCGGCGCGCTGCTCGACACCGGCGGCCTCGCACCGAGCGCCGAGGGCGCACGGATGCAGGTCTCGGCCGGCAAACTGAGCGTGACCGACGGGCCGTTCGCCGAGACGAAGGAGACGATCAGCTACGCCCTGTACGAGGTGCGCGCGAAGGAGGAGGCGGTCGAGTGGACCTCCCGCTTCATGCAGTTGCACCGCGACCTCTGGGAGGGCTGGGAGGGCGAGGGTGAGGTACTCCGGGTGTACGGACCCGAGGACTTCGCACCGCAGTCCTGA
- a CDS encoding menaquinone biosynthesis decarboxylase codes for MAARGFPYQDLREFLTALESAGELRRVGVPVDPTLEISEVTTRTVRANGPALLFERPTRGEMPIAINLFGTERRMAMALGVDRLDEIGARIGALVKPELPVGWSGIREGLGKVMQLKSVPPKKVKTAPCQQVIYRGGDVDLNRLPGLQVWPGDGGIFHNYGLTHTKHPETGKRNLGLYRLQQHSANSLGMHWQIHKDSTAHHAVAERLGQRLPVAIAIGCDPVVSYAASAPLPGDIDEYLFAGFLRGERVEMVDCLTVPLQVPAHAQIVLEGYIEPGERLPEGPFGDHTGFYTPVEPFPVLHIEAMTTQRDPVYHSIITSKPPQEDHGLGKATERIFQPLLKLMIPDIVDYDLPAAGVFHNCAIISIRKRYPKHAQKVMNAIWGAHLMSLTKLIVVVDEDCDVHDYAEVAWRAFGNVDYARDLLLTEGPVDHLDHSSYQQFWGGKAGVDATRKLPGEGYTRGWPEEMTMSPEIRSLVDKRWTEYGI; via the coding sequence ATGGCGGCTCGTGGCTTTCCGTACCAGGATCTCCGGGAGTTCCTCACCGCGCTGGAAAGCGCCGGAGAGTTGCGTCGGGTAGGCGTACCGGTCGATCCGACGCTGGAGATCAGCGAGGTGACCACCCGTACGGTCCGGGCGAACGGGCCGGCGCTGCTCTTCGAGCGGCCCACCCGGGGTGAGATGCCGATCGCGATCAACCTGTTCGGCACCGAACGCCGGATGGCGATGGCGCTCGGCGTGGACCGGCTCGACGAGATCGGCGCGCGGATCGGGGCGCTGGTCAAGCCGGAGTTGCCGGTCGGCTGGTCCGGCATCCGGGAGGGCCTCGGCAAGGTCATGCAGCTCAAGTCCGTACCGCCGAAGAAGGTGAAGACGGCCCCCTGCCAGCAGGTGATCTACCGGGGCGGCGACGTCGACCTGAACCGGCTGCCCGGCCTCCAGGTGTGGCCCGGCGACGGCGGGATCTTCCACAACTACGGGCTGACCCACACCAAGCATCCGGAGACCGGCAAGCGCAACCTCGGCCTGTACCGGTTGCAGCAGCACTCGGCCAACAGCCTCGGCATGCACTGGCAGATCCACAAGGACTCCACCGCGCACCACGCGGTCGCGGAGCGCCTCGGCCAGCGGCTGCCGGTGGCGATCGCGATCGGCTGCGACCCGGTGGTCAGCTACGCCGCCTCGGCGCCGCTGCCCGGCGACATCGACGAGTACCTGTTCGCCGGGTTCCTGCGCGGCGAGCGGGTCGAGATGGTCGACTGCCTGACGGTGCCGTTGCAGGTGCCGGCGCACGCGCAGATCGTGCTGGAGGGCTACATCGAGCCGGGGGAACGGCTGCCCGAGGGCCCGTTCGGCGACCACACCGGCTTCTACACCCCGGTCGAGCCCTTTCCGGTGCTGCACATCGAGGCCATGACCACCCAACGTGACCCGGTCTACCACTCGATCATCACCTCGAAGCCGCCGCAGGAGGACCACGGCCTGGGCAAGGCCACCGAGCGGATCTTCCAGCCGCTGCTCAAGCTGATGATTCCGGACATCGTCGACTACGACCTGCCGGCGGCCGGGGTCTTCCACAACTGCGCGATCATCTCGATCCGCAAGCGCTACCCGAAGCACGCCCAGAAGGTGATGAACGCGATCTGGGGCGCCCACCTGATGTCGCTGACCAAGCTGATCGTGGTCGTCGACGAGGACTGCGACGTGCACGACTACGCCGAGGTGGCCTGGCGGGCCTTCGGCAACGTCGACTACGCCCGGGACCTGCTGCTCACCGAGGGGCCGGTGGACCACCTCGACCACTCGTCGTACCAGCAGTTCTGGGGTGGCAAGGCCGGCGTGGACGCCACCCGCAAGCTGCCGGGCGAGGGTTACACCCGGGGCTGGCCGGAGGAGATGACGATGTCGCCGGAGATCCGTTCCCTGGTCGACAAGCGCTGGACGGAGTACGGCATCTGA
- a CDS encoding Lrp/AsnC family transcriptional regulator: MDAIDLSLVELLRGNARLSYAELARQVGLSAPAVHERVGKLEASGAIRGYRADVEPEAIGLGVTALIGIVQDSGGDTDDLLGAIREMPEIESCYFMAGVESFLLKARVGTIAELEQLILRLNRTAGVASTRTGVALSTKWENRPQPLTPPRPVAAP, encoded by the coding sequence GTGGACGCGATCGACCTCAGCCTCGTTGAGCTGCTGCGCGGCAATGCTCGCCTTTCGTACGCTGAGCTGGCCCGGCAGGTCGGCCTCTCCGCGCCGGCAGTGCACGAGCGGGTGGGCAAACTCGAGGCGAGCGGCGCCATCCGAGGCTATCGGGCCGACGTGGAACCGGAGGCTATCGGGCTCGGCGTGACGGCGCTGATCGGCATCGTGCAGGACTCCGGCGGCGACACCGACGACCTGCTCGGGGCGATCCGGGAGATGCCGGAAATCGAGTCCTGCTACTTCATGGCCGGGGTGGAATCGTTCCTGCTCAAGGCCCGAGTAGGCACAATTGCCGAGTTGGAGCAACTGATCCTGCGATTGAACCGGACCGCCGGAGTGGCGTCGACGCGTACCGGAGTGGCATTGTCGACGAAATGGGAGAACCGTCCCCAGCCGCTCACCCCGCCCCGACCGGTAGCGGCGCCCTGA
- a CDS encoding putative glycolipid-binding domain-containing protein: MPTKPKSLFWNRTDVAGADHALVDERRGITARGTALAVDPVAFTCRYELRTDERWAAEGLEVSCEGAGWLRTLRLERAAGRWRASTAEQGDLDAALVAAGHPAAGLPGTEEPERLATAIDVDLSASPLFNTLPVRRLGLRDAAVGSTHRIVAVWVLVPSLQVIPAEQVYTVLDGGGVRFASEGFTADITLDSAGYVLRYPGLAERRD, from the coding sequence ATGCCGACCAAGCCGAAGTCACTGTTCTGGAACCGGACCGATGTCGCGGGAGCGGATCACGCCCTCGTGGACGAACGACGCGGGATCACCGCTCGGGGTACCGCCCTGGCGGTTGATCCGGTGGCCTTCACCTGCCGTTACGAGCTGCGCACCGACGAACGCTGGGCGGCCGAGGGGCTGGAGGTCAGCTGCGAGGGTGCGGGCTGGCTGCGTACCCTGCGCCTCGAACGGGCGGCCGGCCGCTGGCGGGCCAGCACCGCCGAGCAGGGGGACCTGGACGCCGCGCTGGTCGCGGCCGGACATCCGGCCGCCGGCCTGCCCGGGACCGAGGAACCGGAGCGGCTCGCGACGGCGATCGACGTCGACCTGAGCGCCTCGCCGCTGTTCAACACCCTTCCGGTACGCCGACTGGGGCTCCGGGACGCCGCTGTCGGCAGTACGCACCGGATCGTCGCGGTCTGGGTGCTGGTGCCCAGCCTCCAGGTGATCCCCGCGGAGCAGGTCTACACGGTGTTGGACGGCGGCGGCGTACGCTTCGCCAGCGAGGGCTTCACCGCCGACATCACGCTCGACTCCGCCGGCTACGTCCTGCGCTATCCCGGGCTGGCCGAGCGGCGCGACTGA
- a CDS encoding DUF998 domain-containing protein, whose protein sequence is MDQETRLRVRTTDELLDRSGTPTTRVSRALLGYGIVAGPTYVLVSLAQALTRDGFQLDRHAWSLLSNGALGWIQITNLVLAGLLTIALGIGLHRVLSPGPGATWAPRLIGTYGVSLVAAGAFRADPALGFPAGTPEVGAAVTWPGMLHFAAGGIGFACLIAACLVLARRFSSEGRRGWATFSRSTGVLFLAGFVAMAAGAGSAGINLAFTAVVVLAWAWMSAVAAHLYRRTTRAN, encoded by the coding sequence ATGGACCAGGAGACGCGACTGCGGGTCAGGACCACCGATGAGCTGCTCGACCGTTCGGGTACGCCGACGACCAGGGTCAGCAGGGCCTTACTCGGGTACGGCATCGTCGCCGGTCCGACGTACGTCCTGGTGTCGCTGGCCCAGGCACTGACCCGGGACGGATTCCAGCTCGACCGGCACGCCTGGAGCCTGTTGAGCAACGGCGCACTCGGCTGGATCCAGATCACCAACCTGGTGCTGGCCGGGCTGCTGACCATCGCACTCGGGATCGGACTGCACCGGGTGCTGTCCCCGGGGCCCGGCGCGACCTGGGCGCCCCGGCTGATCGGGACGTACGGGGTCAGTCTCGTCGCCGCCGGAGCGTTCCGCGCGGATCCGGCCCTCGGCTTTCCGGCCGGCACCCCGGAGGTCGGGGCGGCGGTAACGTGGCCCGGCATGCTGCACTTCGCCGCGGGCGGCATCGGATTCGCCTGCCTGATCGCGGCCTGCCTCGTCCTCGCCCGCCGTTTCTCCAGCGAGGGGCGCCGGGGCTGGGCGACCTTCTCCCGGTCGACCGGCGTGCTGTTCCTCGCCGGCTTCGTCGCGATGGCGGCCGGAGCCGGTAGTGCCGGGATCAACCTGGCCTTCACCGCCGTGGTCGTCCTCGCCTGGGCCTGGATGTCGGCGGTGGCCGCCCACCTCTACCGCCGGACCACGCGAGCCAACTGA
- a CDS encoding UbiX family flavin prenyltransferase has product MRRPWVVGVSGASGTPYPAAVLGGLLDAGAPVDLVVSRAARLTILDETGRPFRDAHWREDLSGWLERDLADADVTYWPAGDLAAGPSSGSYPARGMVVVPASTAACAGIAIGLSKDLLQRAAEVNLKERRPVVVVPRETPVTRSHLEHLIALHDAGAVVLPASPGFYGAGASASARQLVDFVAGKVLDALGVPHSLFQRWSGELGAARG; this is encoded by the coding sequence ATGAGAAGGCCGTGGGTGGTCGGTGTCTCGGGCGCATCGGGTACGCCGTACCCGGCCGCCGTGCTCGGCGGGCTGCTGGACGCGGGGGCGCCGGTGGACCTCGTCGTGTCCCGGGCGGCCCGACTGACGATCCTCGACGAGACCGGTCGCCCGTTCCGGGACGCACACTGGCGGGAGGACCTGTCCGGGTGGCTGGAGCGGGACCTGGCCGACGCGGACGTGACGTACTGGCCGGCCGGGGATCTCGCGGCGGGACCGAGCAGCGGCTCGTACCCGGCCCGGGGCATGGTCGTCGTCCCGGCGAGCACGGCGGCCTGCGCCGGCATCGCGATCGGCCTCTCCAAGGACCTGCTGCAACGAGCGGCCGAGGTCAACCTGAAGGAACGGCGTCCGGTGGTGGTGGTGCCGAGGGAGACGCCGGTCACCCGAAGTCACCTGGAGCACCTGATCGCCCTGCACGACGCCGGAGCGGTGGTGCTGCCGGCGAGTCCCGGCTTCTACGGCGCCGGTGCCTCGGCCTCGGCCCGCCAGCTCGTCGATTTTGTCGCCGGCAAGGTGCTGGACGCGCTCGGCGTGCCGCACTCGCTGTTCCAGCGCTGGTCCGGCGAACTGGGCGCGGCCCGGGGTTGA
- a CDS encoding BldC family transcriptional regulator has product MDTGDRLLTPGEVAALFRVDPKTVTRWAAAGRIGSIRTPGGHRRFRESEVRALLEGEGMLDEVDEGIANRPRNAGPATPSGPGPASAGNVGLH; this is encoded by the coding sequence GTGGACACTGGAGATCGTCTGCTGACACCGGGCGAGGTGGCAGCACTCTTCCGCGTCGATCCAAAGACCGTCACACGCTGGGCCGCGGCCGGGCGTATCGGTAGCATCCGAACACCCGGCGGGCATCGCCGCTTCCGCGAGTCGGAGGTACGTGCGCTGCTGGAGGGTGAGGGCATGCTCGACGAGGTCGACGAGGGCATCGCAAACCGTCCGCGGAACGCGGGCCCGGCCACCCCGAGTGGTCCCGGCCCGGCCAGCGCCGGCAACGTCGGCCTGCACTGA
- the mqnP gene encoding menaquinone biosynthesis prenyltransferase MqnP: MTAVQESPGRVKSFLRLVAIEHSVFALPFAFLSALTAMERHGGRVRWLDLLLITIAMVGARTFAMAANRIIDRRIDARNPRTAKRELVTGAVSVRTAWTGAAVALVVFLAAAAALNPLCLALAPLAVVPLVVYPYAKRFTDWPHAILALAQAVGPVGAWVAVTGTFAGSGPAWLLGAAVGLWIGGFDLIYACQDSEVDQRIGVRSVPARYGRRFALYASTVAHVVTFGLFLWFGALVGLGWPWWFGLLLTALAFGYQHVVVTPTDLSRVNRAFFTANGFVGIALFVFALLDLVVRFHLRG, encoded by the coding sequence ATGACGGCCGTGCAGGAGTCCCCGGGGCGGGTCAAGTCCTTCCTCCGGCTGGTGGCGATCGAGCACTCGGTCTTCGCGCTGCCGTTCGCCTTCCTGTCGGCGTTGACCGCGATGGAACGGCACGGCGGACGGGTGCGCTGGCTCGACCTGCTGCTGATCACGATCGCCATGGTCGGTGCGCGTACCTTCGCGATGGCGGCGAACCGGATCATCGACCGACGGATCGACGCCCGCAATCCGCGTACCGCCAAGCGGGAGTTGGTCACCGGGGCGGTGAGCGTGCGGACGGCCTGGACCGGCGCGGCCGTCGCCCTGGTCGTCTTCCTCGCCGCCGCTGCGGCGCTCAACCCGCTCTGCCTCGCGCTCGCCCCGCTCGCGGTGGTGCCGCTGGTGGTCTACCCGTACGCCAAGCGGTTCACCGACTGGCCGCACGCGATCCTGGCGCTGGCCCAAGCGGTCGGCCCGGTCGGTGCCTGGGTCGCGGTGACCGGCACCTTCGCCGGCTCCGGCCCGGCCTGGCTGCTCGGGGCGGCGGTCGGACTCTGGATCGGCGGCTTCGACCTGATCTACGCCTGCCAGGACAGCGAGGTGGACCAGCGGATCGGAGTACGCAGCGTGCCGGCCCGGTACGGCCGCCGGTTCGCGCTGTACGCCTCGACCGTCGCGCACGTGGTGACGTTCGGCCTGTTCCTGTGGTTCGGCGCGCTGGTGGGACTCGGCTGGCCGTGGTGGTTCGGCCTGCTGCTGACCGCGCTCGCCTTCGGCTACCAGCACGTGGTGGTCACGCCGACCGACCTGTCCCGGGTCAACCGGGCGTTCTTCACCGCCAACGGGTTCGTCGGGATCGCTCTCTTCGTCTTCGCCCTGCTCGATCTCGTGGTCCGGTTCCACCTACGCGGTTAG